In a single window of the Melioribacteraceae bacterium genome:
- a CDS encoding acetyl-CoA C-acetyltransferase has product MKKVVITHAKRTPIGAFNGSLASLSATQLGSLVIKSILDESKIDPASVDEVIMGNVLMAGLGQAPARQAAIYAGLPDKTECLTINKMCGSGLKAVMLAHQAIQIGDADIIVAGGQESMTNSPYLLPNARNGYRLGNSTIYDSILLDGLTDVYNNVHMGNCAEACAMDFNLTREELDAFAVSSYNKALSAQKEGKFSDEIVEVTIKSRSGEVKVSKDDEPEKVNFEKIPSLKPAFDKNGVVTAANASKINDGASALLVMSEEKAYELGFKPLAEIVAQSSAAKAPIQFTTAPADAINKVLIKANLKLADIDLFEINEAFAVVSLAVNKILGLTSENVNVNGGAIALGHPIGASGARILTTLLHEMKNRNSNYGLASLCIGGGEASALIVKKYS; this is encoded by the coding sequence ATGAAGAAAGTTGTAATTACTCACGCAAAAAGAACTCCCATTGGGGCTTTTAATGGTTCTTTGGCTTCTCTATCTGCAACTCAATTGGGCAGTTTGGTAATTAAATCAATTCTAGATGAATCCAAAATAGATCCGGCATCAGTTGATGAAGTAATTATGGGAAATGTACTCATGGCCGGATTAGGTCAGGCACCAGCTCGCCAGGCGGCAATTTACGCCGGACTCCCCGATAAAACTGAATGCTTAACAATTAATAAAATGTGCGGCAGTGGATTAAAAGCAGTGATGCTCGCTCATCAAGCCATCCAGATTGGTGATGCAGATATTATAGTTGCAGGTGGACAGGAGAGTATGACGAATTCCCCCTACCTACTTCCGAACGCAAGAAATGGGTACCGTTTAGGAAATTCTACAATTTATGATTCGATATTATTAGACGGATTAACAGATGTATATAATAATGTTCATATGGGAAATTGTGCTGAAGCCTGCGCGATGGATTTTAATTTAACAAGGGAAGAATTAGACGCATTCGCGGTTAGCTCCTATAATAAAGCTCTATCTGCCCAAAAGGAAGGAAAGTTTTCTGATGAAATTGTTGAGGTAACAATCAAATCTAGAAGCGGTGAAGTCAAAGTATCAAAAGATGATGAGCCGGAAAAAGTAAATTTTGAAAAGATTCCCTCACTTAAACCAGCCTTCGATAAAAATGGTGTTGTTACTGCCGCTAATGCTTCAAAAATTAATGATGGAGCTTCTGCATTATTAGTAATGAGTGAAGAAAAAGCTTATGAACTGGGTTTTAAACCATTAGCCGAAATAGTGGCGCAAAGTTCAGCCGCAAAAGCCCCAATTCAATTTACTACCGCTCCGGCAGATGCAATTAATAAGGTGTTGATAAAAGCTAACCTAAAACTTGCTGATATTGATCTGTTTGAAATTAATGAAGCATTCGCGGTTGTATCACTTGCGGTTAATAAAATTTTAGGATTAACATCTGAAAACGTAAATGTTAATGGAGGCGCGATAGCTCTGGGGCATCCAATTGGTGCGAGCGGCGCGAGAATTTTAACAACATTATTGCACGAAATGAAAAACAGAAATTCCAACTATGGGTTGGCTTCACTATGCATCGGTGGCGGTGAGGCTTCTGCATTAATAGTTAAAAAATACAGTTAG